The following DNA comes from Ignavibacteriales bacterium.
TTACATCATCCTTCTTTACTGATCGGTCAAGAATTATTTTATCCTCTTGCTTTTTTACTTATTAAAGATGTAATAAGGTGTTTTACTCTCGCATTAATCTTTCTTGTAATAGTTTTTGCATATCTCTACGACCATCTAAGACACAGTGAATAAAAACTACTTTCTCAATAATTTGATAAATAATACGATAAGGTTTATAGCTTAGCTCTAGGAAATCATCTATTCCAAGTAAATTTAATTCTGGAGGGACATGACCACGATTGGGATATTCATGAAGGGATAAACATTTTTCATACAATTTTGAGTATAATTTCTCAGCTTTTTCTTCAGAATCATTTAAATAAACATATTTATAAATATCAACTAGATCTTCTTCGGCAGAGGAAACGATATTAACTTTGAACTTCACGCTGTCCCCGTTTAAAATCATTTATGCGGTTTCGAACATTAACAAACGATTTTTCTAATGTTTTATAATTACCCTTTTTAGTTTCTCGTCCGCTCAATGCAAGTATTTTTAATAAAGCAATACTTTCTTGAGTTTTTTCATACACTTTAACATCTTGAAGAATTACTTTTGCCTCACCATTATGTGTAATAATCAATGTTTTCTGGTTTGCTGCTACATCACGGACAACTTCAGAAGCATGGGTTTTTAGATAACTAATTGGCTTAACAGCTTCACTGAATTTCATTTTACTCCCTTTCGTTATGCGACTACAATATAGACCTTATAGTAGTCTAAATCAACCTATACATCAAATCAAGTTTTAAGGCTTATAACAGCGTTGCGACTAACGTGCCGCCCATAACTACAATGACGCTTTTGGCAACTACCTCTTTTGTTCTAAAATCAACTTCGTTTTACAAATCAACTTTTAACAACATACTTAAACTGAAAAGCTAAACCCAATAACATTATCAAACGACTGCGTCAAAGACGCGGTCGCTTTGAGTTGCGGGTTATACCGTTTCTTACTTTATTTAACCACAACCTAAGTAACAAACGCATTTTCTTTGACTAATTATTTAGTAAATGAATATTTTTTATATATATCATCGTTTAGGTTTAGTTTGTGACCAATGAGAACTTATAAGCTTCCAATCCCCTTCATTCAGTTTGTATACTTCAGTTGTATTAAAATATTCTTTGCTACCATCCTGCATAAATCCAATAAAGTTGAAAGTAAGAATACCAACATCCCCATGCATTTGAACCTGCGGATCAAGCAATTCATAATCGGGAAAGCTGAATGTACCGTTAAAAGCGGCAATCCAATTATGAAACTCTTTTTTACCTGTACAGCGTTTTTCCAAGCCGGGATCAAAATAGGTTATTTCTTCGGCGGCAGCTTCAATGAATCCAGCTGTATCGCCGGTTATCCAACGGTCTAGAACTGCTTTTTCTTTTGCAATTATTATTTCTTGTGGTGTCATCTGTGTTGAATCTCCCTTGGAATAATAGAAATCAGAATTGTTTGCCATAAGTATTGTTGATGAAATTATGATTATAAAAATTATTACAAACAATTTTTTAATAGACATAACTATCTCCATGTTTTTAACAGATGTCATATTGACTCTCTTGTTACCTTATTAAGTAATTTTGCATCTATCATAAATAATCCTTTTCACATCAAACGGTATAACGGCGTTGCAACAAAAGCGCCGCCCATAATTACAATAACGCTTTTGGCAACTACCTTTTTGTTTTATAATCAGCTTCGTTTTATAAATCAACGATAAACAACAAACTAATTCTGAAAAACTAAACCCGATAACTACATCAAACGACTGCATCATAGATGCGGTCGCTTTGAGTTGCGTGTTAGGTAGCTTTTAGTATTTTATTGAATTTTATAAAAATATCCTCAATATGAATACGTTTAAAATCTGAAAACAGTGCATTGCTAAAATTATTATGTATTTTTTTCTTTAGTAGATTATTCTTCTGAAGAAAGATTTGCAATGCTATAAAAAATATAACTGGAGCTGCCTTTGTTAGCGCAGGACTCTTTTTGTTGTCAAATGTAAAAAGATTGTTTTTATTGACTGGATTTCCGTGGAAAAATTCATTTCTAGCGTCATAAATATCTTTATATACTTTACCAATAATATTCGTTTTAGTTTTTTTATCAATTAGATAGACTGAGTCATTTAATTTTTTGTCATAAAATTGATATTGGGAAAGTTCTGCAACTATTTGTTGATAACCGACGTGAGAATTAGCGCCAGGATGAAAAAGTATTTCAAATGCACTTATCCATAAACCAATTTTAGTCCCATAATCATAAAAAGACGAAAAATTATCTGTTGGCATCTTACAAGCAGAGTATGCCATCTGTAACGATCTAAAAAGCGAATTATAAAGAATGATTTTATTTCTTCTAATAAAATAATCTTCCCAAACATTTATCAATGAATTAAACATATCATCGTCTTTATTGAGATGAAAATGATGAGTGTCCGGAAGAGAATAATCACGTTGGTATTTAGTTATAAAGTTCGATACTGTGTTACTAACTGCCGGAGTCTGTATAAAAAAATACTTATCTGCATATCCGCTTAACGGGAATAAATCATAATAGTCGGAATATAGTGTGGTAAATACATTACCATTATCACTTAGTATCATATTTAACCAACCATCTAGTATGATACTTAAAGCAACTATATTACGAAAAGATACAACGGCATTATGCCGTTCACGATTGGTTTTTAATTTATTATGAATTAATAGAAAAGCAGGTTTGTATTCTTTCAACCTTGTATCAACAAAACATTTTGTTAATGATTCAACCGCTTCATTTTTACTTTGCAGATATTTTAGCCTCTCATCTTGTTCAGATACGATCATAGCATATTTTGTCTCTATCTTATCCCTAAACGAAAGATTGGGAAATATTGAAACGAATATCCACGGATTCTTTTCTTTCATAAATTCTTTAGCTACCTAACATATATTTATACTGAATTCGATCCGCAGCGGCGAATCGTCTTATCTTCCTTTTTTACTAATATAAAATAAATTCATATTGTTCTTTATCCTCAAATAAATGTTCTAAAATCATCTAAACACAAAATTATTTCTTGATAAGAATCTCAGCCGGCAATCAAGTTTCGTGTTTAATTATGACAATGGTTCTTTAACGCGTTAGAATTAAATCCATTTAAAATTTATATAGTGAAGCATGTTATTACAGTGAGACTGCCCAGGAAAGGAATTTTATTTTGGTTACATCTTTTCAACTTTTATCCCCGTCGTATAGAAGAGTCTTTGGATAAGACTTTGAAAGCAGGCATCAATTTAATTTTAACTTGTAAAGTAATCAAGAAGAAATTGTGGATAGCTTTCAGCTGTCAGCATTTAGCTGTTAGCTTTTAGTGTTCAGAATGGAATTTAGAGTTAGAATAAAATCATTCTCTAATTAATCTTAATATTGTAGGCAATACAATCAATAGCAGCGGCATCGCAATTATAAACCCGCCTATAATTGCAATTGCGAGGGGCTGATGCATTTGAGCGCCTGTTCCAAAACCAAGAGCTAAGGGGAACAAAGCTACAATTGCGCCGAGCGCAGTCATTAATTTAGGTCTTAATCGGGTTGAGATGGAATAAACAATCGCGTCCTCTTTGTTCATTTTATTATTGCGCGCTTCATTGAACTGCAGATATGTGAAGATCGCGTTCTCTCCGATAATTCCTACAATCATAATCATTCCGGTATAACTGCCTACATTTAACGGTGTGTCGGTTATGAAGAGAGCCAGGATGCTTCCTAACAGTCCCAGTACAGCGATAAATATAATAGCCAGAGAGACTTTCATATTTCTGAACAAAAACAGAATTACTGTAAAGACCAGCAAAACTGCTGAGAAAAGAATCATTAATAACTCCTTAAACGCTTGCTGCTGTTCTGCATAAGCTCCGCCGTAAATTATCTGATAACCTTTCGGCAGATTCAATCTCTTCTCTATTATATTTTGAATTTCCTTTAGTGCAGTTCCCAGGTCAATATTATTCAAACGGGCGGTTACGGCAATCATCTCTTTCAAATTTTCTCTATCAACTTCTGCAACACCTTTTGTAACAACCACGTCCGCAAATTCATCAATCGGTTTTAACTTCCCATCCGGCAGGAAAATAAAATTCTTCTTTAAATTGTTAAATGAAACATGTCCGGGCGCTTCAAGCATTCTTATATCAACAAGACGGTTCTTCTCAAGAATATTTCCGGCAACAGTACCTTCAATTTTTGTCTGCATCTGAAATTGCAGATCGTTCGGTGTTAAACCGTATTGAGCAAGATTGGCAACTTTCGGTTCAAGATTAATTGAAGGACCGGCAATAGTTATTCCGTTGAAGACATCTTCAATACCGTTAATGCCGGAAATAATATTTGAAACCGAATCTGCAATTTCTGCAAGTTTTGAATGATCATCACCGTAAATTTTTATTTCGATCGGCTGAACAGAAGCCATTAGGTCGCCGAGCATATCTCCGATCACCTGCCCGAAGTCGATACGGAGGGCTGGTAATGCCGCTTCTACTTTTGTTCTGATCTCGTCCGAGACTTCATCAGTTGTTTTATTTCTTTTCTTATGAAGTTGAATTAAGTAATCACCGCGGTTCGGCTCCGTGATAAAAAATCCCATCTGCGTTCCGGTTCTTCTCGAAAATGATTTTACTTCCGGAGTATTTTGAAGAATCCGGTCGACAAGCTGAAGCATTCTATCCGTTGCTTCAAGCGATGCCCCGTTGGGACTTGTGAAATCCAAAACGATTGAACCTTCATCCATCTCCGGCAAAAATCCCGAAGGCAATGTTGGGATTATAAAATAGGCAGAGATTACAAGGAAGAGAACAAACAGCGCGGAGATCCACGGCTTTCTAATGAAGAAGTAAACCCAGTTTCTTTGTTTTGTTTCTTTAGAAAAACTTTTAACCGCGTGTTCTTCTTTCGAGAACAAAATGTAGATTACCGGCAGTCCGATCCATGTTACAAAGAAAGAAGAAACGAGTGTAATGATCATTGTATCTGTCATTACTTTAAAATACGCTCCGGCAACTCCTCCCATTAAAATGAACGGAAGAAATATTACAATTGTACTGAGCGATGAACCGACCATTGCCGGAAAAAGATATTTGATCGCCTTGGTTACAAGTACGTAACTCCCCTCAGTCGGATTTTCTTCATGCGTCCGGTGAATTTGTTCAACAACAACTATCGCATCATCAA
Coding sequences within:
- a CDS encoding type II toxin-antitoxin system RelE/ParE family toxin — encoded protein: MKFKVNIVSSAEEDLVDIYKYVYLNDSEEKAEKLYSKLYEKCLSLHEYPNRGHVPPELNLLGIDDFLELSYKPYRIIYQIIEKVVFIHCVLDGRRDMQKLLQERLMRE
- a CDS encoding type II toxin-antitoxin system Phd/YefM family antitoxin; this encodes MKFSEAVKPISYLKTHASEVVRDVAANQKTLIITHNGEAKVILQDVKVYEKTQESIALLKILALSGRETKKGNYKTLEKSFVNVRNRINDFKRGQREVQS
- a CDS encoding nuclear transport factor 2 family protein, whose translation is MSIKKLFVIIFIIIISSTILMANNSDFYYSKGDSTQMTPQEIIIAKEKAVLDRWITGDTAGFIEAAAEEITYFDPGLEKRCTGKKEFHNWIAAFNGTFSFPDYELLDPQVQMHGDVGILTFNFIGFMQDGSKEYFNTTEVYKLNEGDWKLISSHWSQTKPKR
- a CDS encoding efflux RND transporter permease subunit, whose amino-acid sequence is MNNFYIKFKSPIAAILIFILLGGIYSLFNLKTGLFPDITFPKIKIIADNGEQPVDKMMATVTIPLENAIKRVEDLNILRSTTSRGSCEISAFLNWGGDVDLGKQRIEAQINAIKQNLPPGVNITVEKMNPSILPIMGFSLEGTKQNPIELRQIAEYTIKPILSRIDGVSEIAVIGGKVKEYHIILDPMKMSNLRLTPAYIADVLSKSNFISSNGFMVDNNRLYLNLTDAAIENKTELENTVILNSPKSKIQLKDIAQIQIAEKRDFLKINANGKDVPLIAILKQPNANLIDVSNAVKNQLKEIKRVLPQGVVLKPYYDQADFVSDSASSLKDVLWIGLLLAIFVTIIFLRSFKASSVILLTIPITLGLTLIILDALNYTFNIMTIGAIAAAIGLIIDDAIVVVEQIHRTHEENPTEGSYVLVTKAIKYLFPAMVGSSLSTIVIFLPFILMGGVAGAYFKVMTDTMIITLVSSFFVTWIGLPVIYILFSKEEHAVKSFSKETKQRNWVYFFIRKPWISALFVLFLVISAYFIIPTLPSGFLPEMDEGSIVLDFTSPNGASLEATDRMLQLVDRILQNTPEVKSFSRRTGTQMGFFITEPNRGDYLIQLHKKRNKTTDEVSDEIRTKVEAALPALRIDFGQVIGDMLGDLMASVQPIEIKIYGDDHSKLAEIADSVSNIISGINGIEDVFNGITIAGPSINLEPKVANLAQYGLTPNDLQFQMQTKIEGTVAGNILEKNRLVDIRMLEAPGHVSFNNLKKNFIFLPDGKLKPIDEFADVVVTKGVAEVDRENLKEMIAVTARLNNIDLGTALKEIQNIIEKRLNLPKGYQIIYGGAYAEQQQAFKELLMILFSAVLLVFTVILFLFRNMKVSLAIIFIAVLGLLGSILALFITDTPLNVGSYTGMIMIVGIIGENAIFTYLQFNEARNNKMNKEDAIVYSISTRLRPKLMTALGAIVALFPLALGFGTGAQMHQPLAIAIIGGFIIAMPLLLIVLPTILRLIRE